In Prochlorococcus marinus str. MIT 1214, one DNA window encodes the following:
- the thiO gene encoding glycine oxidase ThiO, protein MGILNEKPLLILGGGLMGLAIAHELAQKGKRVEILSRSRSEAAGFVAAGMLAPHAEGLKDELLNLGQSSLQRHPRWIESIESNSKMSCGLKTCGIVVPFANLKDCESYPTYKFGEKLNRDELLKEVPGLSEKWKLGLLFRQDGQIDNRRLLMRALEKACVELGVHFQEGVEVIEIMKDSNKFHGVKIKDINGNINHLKSEEAVLCCGAWSKEIFKTLPIFPVKGQMLSIQGPKQILKRIIFGPGIYLVPRDDGLIIVGATSEREAGFQKGLTPKGQCELQKGIQSLIPELNQLPHMERWWGFRPCTPDEGPLLGMSSIHGLWLATGHHRNGVLLAAITAELIGKSICSIQLSNEESSFLSQFRWDRF, encoded by the coding sequence ATGGGTATCTTAAATGAAAAACCATTGTTAATCCTCGGAGGAGGATTAATGGGTCTTGCAATAGCCCATGAACTTGCTCAAAAAGGCAAACGCGTAGAAATTTTAAGTAGAAGCAGAAGTGAAGCAGCAGGGTTTGTTGCAGCTGGAATGCTAGCCCCTCACGCTGAGGGACTTAAAGATGAGCTTTTAAATCTTGGTCAAAGTAGTCTTCAAAGACACCCGAGATGGATAGAAAGCATTGAGTCAAATAGCAAAATGTCATGTGGTCTGAAAACTTGTGGGATTGTTGTCCCATTTGCAAACCTAAAAGACTGTGAATCCTACCCAACATATAAATTTGGTGAAAAGCTAAACAGAGATGAGCTCCTTAAAGAAGTTCCAGGACTCTCAGAAAAATGGAAATTAGGTTTACTTTTTAGACAGGACGGTCAAATCGATAATCGAAGACTATTAATGAGAGCACTTGAAAAAGCTTGTGTTGAATTAGGTGTTCATTTTCAAGAAGGAGTTGAAGTGATTGAAATAATGAAAGATTCAAATAAATTTCATGGGGTCAAAATTAAAGACATTAATGGAAATATCAATCATTTAAAGAGCGAAGAGGCAGTTCTCTGCTGTGGAGCCTGGAGCAAAGAAATATTTAAAACACTCCCTATTTTTCCTGTTAAAGGCCAGATGTTATCTATTCAGGGACCTAAACAGATTCTAAAAAGAATTATTTTTGGACCTGGCATTTACTTAGTGCCAAGAGATGACGGTCTAATAATCGTAGGGGCAACTAGTGAGCGTGAGGCAGGCTTCCAAAAAGGTCTTACTCCAAAAGGACAATGCGAGCTACAAAAAGGAATACAATCTCTTATTCCTGAACTTAATCAATTACCTCATATGGAGAGATGGTGGGGTTTTCGTCCATGCACACCGGACGAAGGACCTTTACTTGGAATGTCATCCATTCATGGACTGTGGCTTGCTACTGGGCATCATCGCAATGGAGTTCTGTTGGCGGCGATAACTGCAGAATTAATTGGAAAATCAATTTGCTCTATCCAGTTGAGTAATGAAGAAAGTAGTTTTTTGTCCCAATTCAGATGGGACAGATTTTAA
- the argJ gene encoding bifunctional glutamate N-acetyltransferase/amino-acid acetyltransferase ArgJ: protein MKNALLNLSLLTSSVWSPISGGITTPDGFLAAGISAGLKPSGKKDLALLYAPNGACCSGTFTQSVTRAYCVDLCINRIKASEGKIRAVVINSGQANACTGSQGKIDSEIITHELAQRLGLSNEEVLICSTGVIGEPIPVEKVNSHLDHLINSLDKEAYLDAAKAILTTDLQVKQIAYQAVLGGRRISIGGMAKGSGMIHPSMATMLSYITCDAGIDHILWSDMIKRVAESSFNAITVDGDTSTNDTFLAFSSGPKLDPRYLPTLEEGLHLTAQYLAKAIARDGEGANCLLEVKVEGAPSDLDAHAIARTIASSSLVKTAVHGSDPNWGRIIAALGRAGIAFNLKDVQLWIGPYEIFSNGTPHDFDRQIVSNFMQSRLKGEYLIDDIIRISLRIGIGKGSATAWGCDLSDKYVRINSDYTT from the coding sequence GTGAAAAATGCTCTTCTGAATTTGAGTCTGTTGACATCTTCTGTATGGTCTCCAATATCTGGTGGTATTACTACCCCTGATGGTTTTTTAGCAGCTGGCATTTCCGCAGGATTGAAGCCTTCTGGGAAGAAAGATCTTGCTTTGCTATATGCACCTAATGGTGCTTGTTGCAGTGGGACATTTACTCAATCTGTCACTCGTGCTTATTGCGTGGATCTATGTATTAATCGAATCAAGGCATCTGAGGGAAAAATACGTGCTGTAGTTATCAACTCTGGACAGGCAAATGCTTGTACAGGTAGTCAAGGTAAAATTGATAGTGAAATTATTACACATGAGCTTGCTCAACGCTTGGGATTATCTAATGAAGAAGTTTTGATATGTTCCACGGGTGTGATTGGTGAGCCAATACCTGTTGAAAAGGTTAATAGTCATTTAGATCATCTTATAAACAGTTTAGATAAGGAGGCCTACTTGGATGCAGCAAAAGCAATCTTGACAACCGATCTTCAGGTCAAGCAAATTGCATATCAAGCAGTTTTAGGAGGAAGACGAATATCTATTGGAGGAATGGCTAAAGGCTCAGGCATGATTCATCCTTCAATGGCAACAATGTTGAGTTATATTACGTGCGATGCAGGGATAGATCATATTTTATGGTCGGATATGATTAAGCGAGTTGCAGAATCATCTTTCAATGCCATTACAGTTGATGGAGATACGAGTACAAATGACACTTTTTTGGCTTTTTCTTCTGGACCAAAATTAGACCCAAGGTATTTACCAACTCTTGAAGAGGGACTGCATTTAACAGCCCAATACTTGGCTAAAGCAATTGCAAGGGATGGAGAAGGGGCGAATTGTTTGCTTGAGGTAAAGGTTGAGGGTGCTCCTAGTGATTTAGATGCTCATGCAATAGCTCGTACAATTGCTTCATCCTCTTTGGTGAAAACGGCAGTTCATGGCTCTGATCCTAATTGGGGAAGAATTATTGCTGCACTTGGTCGAGCAGGCATTGCTTTTAATCTCAAGGATGTCCAATTATGGATTGGACCTTATGAAATATTTTCTAATGGAACACCTCATGACTTTGATAGACAAATAGTAAGTAACTTTATGCAATCAAGATTAAAAGGTGAATATTTGATCGATGATATTATCAGGATCAGCTTAAGGATAGGAATAGGAAAAGGTTCGGCTACTGCTTGGGGATGTGATTTATCTGATAAATATGTTCGTATCAATAGCGATTACACTACCTAG
- a CDS encoding HupE/UreJ family protein, translating to MTFSYFGRKQFLAAFLPLLFLLTFLVGPVFAHHPFGMGDSAGLSAWQALLSGFGHPLLGPDHLLFMLGIALVGIKKTKQWVFPLLVVGLLGSALVQLQPLPDVMSAWAEAVVSLSLAIEGLIVLNLLSSKWLLPMFALHGYLLGSTIVGAEPTPLIGYFFGLLLAQGSLLLVVTATSQKVIKKFDINSRNLVAGIWIGIGLAFSWVAIIP from the coding sequence ATGACGTTTTCCTATTTTGGGCGTAAGCAATTTCTTGCAGCTTTTCTTCCACTCTTGTTTTTGTTGACTTTTTTAGTTGGTCCAGTGTTCGCTCATCATCCTTTTGGTATGGGAGATAGTGCTGGGCTGTCAGCTTGGCAAGCTCTGCTTAGTGGTTTCGGGCATCCATTACTTGGACCTGATCATTTGCTTTTTATGTTAGGCATCGCCCTTGTTGGGATCAAAAAAACGAAGCAATGGGTGTTCCCTCTTTTAGTGGTTGGCTTGTTAGGCAGTGCATTAGTGCAGTTGCAGCCATTGCCTGATGTAATGTCTGCCTGGGCAGAAGCAGTTGTGTCTTTATCTTTAGCCATAGAGGGGTTAATTGTTCTAAATCTTTTGAGCTCAAAATGGCTATTGCCAATGTTTGCTTTACATGGCTATTTACTTGGAAGCACAATTGTTGGTGCTGAACCGACTCCTCTCATAGGTTATTTTTTCGGTCTTCTTCTTGCACAAGGATCATTACTTTTAGTTGTAACAGCAACATCTCAAAAAGTGATCAAAAAGTTTGATATTAATAGCCGTAATTTGGTGGCTGGTATTTGGATAGGTATAGGACTTGCCTTCTCTTGGGTTGCTATTATTCCATAG
- the speA gene encoding biosynthetic arginine decarboxylase has product MAVKNPNQSLSWTIQNSSELYGIDRWGKGYFTINEKGNISICPNGSNQKSHDLMELLDELESRKLKFPLLIRFDDILEDCLKNLHKAFEKAINDYQYQGKYQGVFPIKCNQQRHVIEELITCGSKWNFGLEAGSKPELLIALSILEDPQALLICNGYKDQRYIETAILARQLGRQPIVVIEQASDIDLIIKSSNLLGASPLIGIRAKLSSQSSGRWSSSIGDKSKFGLSIPEILKAIKRLKEANLLNELKLLHFHLGSQINDIGVLKDALQEAGQIYAELINLGSPMGYLDVGGGLGIDYDGSQTASIASTNYSLQNYANDVVATIKECCESKKIPLPTLITESGRAIASHFSILIFNILGKNSLPSDIPKEDEKECLSVRNLRETLVHINSLELKQEEDLAKLQEAWNDSLKFKADALAAFRLGYIDLVERAKAEQLTWACAKTIVNQLPKNILLPKELKKLSESLAVTYYANLSVFRSAPDTWAIDQVFPIMPIHRLSKEPDKLGHFADLTCDSDGKLDQFIDNGKIKNLLPLHEFNQDEKYLIGLFLGGAYQEVMGNLHNLFGSTNAVHIRFTEKGKYKVEHVIRGNTKSNVLEYLEHDPEILLERLRKSSELAIQCGHLKIHDAQKLIEHVEASLRQSTYLQS; this is encoded by the coding sequence ATGGCTGTGAAAAATCCTAATCAATCTCTCTCTTGGACTATTCAAAACAGCTCAGAACTCTATGGGATTGATCGATGGGGAAAGGGTTATTTCACAATCAATGAAAAAGGCAATATTAGTATTTGTCCTAACGGTTCCAACCAAAAATCTCATGATTTAATGGAACTCTTAGATGAACTCGAAAGTCGAAAACTAAAATTTCCTCTGTTAATAAGATTTGACGATATTCTCGAAGACTGCTTAAAAAACTTACATAAAGCGTTTGAAAAAGCTATTAATGACTATCAATATCAAGGAAAATACCAAGGTGTATTTCCAATCAAATGTAATCAACAGCGTCACGTAATTGAAGAATTAATCACCTGTGGTTCCAAATGGAATTTTGGCTTAGAAGCTGGAAGCAAACCAGAGTTACTAATTGCTTTATCAATCCTAGAAGATCCTCAGGCTTTACTCATATGTAATGGCTATAAAGATCAACGTTATATTGAAACAGCTATTTTAGCACGTCAGCTTGGACGTCAACCTATAGTAGTGATAGAACAAGCAAGTGATATTGATCTTATAATCAAATCTAGTAATTTACTGGGAGCATCTCCACTCATAGGAATACGAGCCAAACTATCAAGTCAAAGCAGTGGAAGATGGAGTAGCTCAATTGGTGACAAGTCGAAATTTGGACTTTCAATTCCAGAAATATTGAAAGCAATCAAAAGGTTAAAAGAAGCAAATCTTCTCAATGAATTAAAACTTTTACATTTTCATCTAGGGAGTCAAATTAATGATATAGGTGTTTTAAAAGATGCCTTACAAGAAGCAGGACAAATTTATGCCGAATTAATTAATCTTGGGTCACCTATGGGATACTTAGATGTTGGAGGTGGTTTAGGAATTGATTACGATGGCAGTCAAACTGCCTCAATAGCATCTACTAACTATTCACTTCAAAATTATGCAAATGATGTAGTAGCAACAATTAAAGAATGTTGTGAGTCAAAAAAGATACCACTACCCACTTTAATTACAGAGAGTGGAAGAGCTATTGCTAGTCACTTTTCAATCTTAATCTTCAATATTTTAGGCAAAAATTCGTTACCTTCTGACATTCCTAAAGAAGACGAAAAAGAATGTCTCTCTGTCAGAAATTTACGTGAAACATTAGTCCATATAAATTCTCTAGAACTTAAACAAGAAGAAGATTTAGCCAAACTACAAGAAGCATGGAATGATTCTCTTAAATTTAAAGCAGATGCGCTAGCGGCTTTTCGACTCGGTTATATAGATTTAGTTGAACGTGCAAAAGCTGAGCAGTTGACATGGGCCTGTGCAAAAACAATAGTTAATCAGTTACCAAAAAACATACTTCTACCTAAAGAACTAAAGAAACTAAGTGAAAGCTTAGCCGTAACGTATTACGCAAATCTCTCCGTATTTAGATCGGCTCCAGACACTTGGGCCATTGATCAAGTTTTTCCAATTATGCCAATCCATCGGCTTAGCAAAGAACCGGACAAACTTGGTCACTTTGCAGATTTAACATGCGATTCAGATGGAAAGCTTGACCAATTTATTGATAATGGAAAAATTAAAAATTTGCTACCTCTTCATGAATTTAATCAAGACGAAAAATATCTAATTGGTCTTTTCTTAGGTGGCGCCTATCAAGAAGTAATGGGAAATCTACATAATTTATTTGGGAGTACTAATGCAGTCCATATAAGATTTACAGAAAAAGGGAAATATAAAGTTGAACATGTCATTCGTGGGAATACAAAATCAAATGTTCTTGAATATTTAGAACATGATCCAGAAATATTATTAGAGCGATTAAGAAAATCAAGCGAATTAGCTATTCAATGCGGGCATCTAAAAATCCATGATGCACAAAAACTAATAGAGCATGTAGAAGCAAGCCTCCGTCAAAGTACTTACCTACAGAGCTAA
- the alaS gene encoding alanine--tRNA ligase: MQKNSSSAMNPPFLSGDEIREAFINFFTQHNHKKLASSSLIPDDPTVLLTIAGMLPFKPIFLGLKESSTPRATSSQKCIRTNDIENVGRTARHHTFFEMLGNFSFGDYFKKEAIQWAWELTTEVFRLNPQNIVISVFEEDLEAEKIWKEVIGVDEKRIIRMGASDNFWSSGVTGPCGPCSELYFDFKPELGSDGIDLEDDSRFIEFYNLVFMQYNRDLKGNLQPLANCHIDTGMGLERMAQILQKKSNNYETDLIFPLIESAALLAQINYETTNIKNKTSLKIIGDHCRAVTHLICDGVTASNLGRGYILRRLIRRMIRHGRLVGINQPFLPQLAEDAIELMNNAYPQLIEKKKIILNELKIEESRFLETLERGEKLLAEITAHECDVISGAQAFELYDTYGFPLELTEEIANEKGISVDITGFENEMAKQRQRAKDASVSIDLTEEGSIEREISLFDATIFDGYEVLQSTSKVIGIFKNNELVKQAVEGDLVKIIVNRTPFYAESGGQIGDKGLLTSHNLEVFVENVRKKKNIFIHTGIVNSGVLTVDSSVQMNVTPSFRQRTTSNHTATHLLQSALKLLIDSSVSQRGSLVSNDRLRFDFNAPKPLTIQELQDMEVRINQWINEDHPIQIKTMPIKEAMAAGALAMFGEKYGDVVRVVNVPGVSMELCGGTHVTRTSQLGTFKIINETGIASGIRRIEAIAGPSVLDYFNERDSVVQELSKSFKVQSYEIVERVSSLQLELKDKTKELIKVKNELALAKALGLASYAKSVGKSKLLIRRLDGVDGSGLQSAASSLIDHLGKYSAVVFGGIPNQEIGNKLVFVAAFSPDLVSDGLHAGKFISGVAKMCGGGGGGRPNLAQAGGSQPQSLDLALEKANEDLIQQLS, from the coding sequence CCTTTTAAGCCTATCTTCTTAGGATTAAAAGAGTCTTCTACTCCGAGAGCAACATCCAGTCAAAAATGTATAAGAACAAATGATATTGAAAATGTAGGGAGAACTGCGAGGCATCATACTTTTTTTGAGATGCTAGGTAATTTTTCTTTTGGTGACTATTTTAAAAAAGAGGCAATTCAATGGGCCTGGGAATTAACTACTGAGGTTTTTAGACTAAATCCACAGAATATAGTTATTAGCGTTTTTGAAGAAGACTTAGAAGCAGAAAAAATATGGAAAGAGGTGATTGGGGTTGATGAAAAAAGAATCATCAGAATGGGTGCTTCTGATAATTTCTGGTCATCTGGTGTTACAGGACCTTGTGGCCCATGTTCGGAACTTTATTTTGATTTTAAACCGGAATTAGGAAGTGATGGAATAGACCTTGAAGATGATAGTCGATTTATAGAATTTTATAATTTGGTTTTTATGCAATACAACCGTGATTTAAAGGGCAATCTTCAACCATTGGCAAATTGTCATATTGATACAGGAATGGGCTTAGAAAGAATGGCTCAAATTTTGCAAAAAAAATCTAATAATTACGAAACGGATCTTATATTTCCTCTCATTGAGTCAGCGGCTTTATTAGCTCAAATCAATTATGAAACTACAAATATAAAAAATAAAACATCGTTAAAAATTATTGGAGATCATTGCAGAGCTGTCACTCATTTAATTTGTGATGGTGTAACTGCTAGTAATCTAGGGCGAGGCTATATTCTTCGTCGTCTAATAAGACGTATGATTCGACATGGTCGATTGGTAGGTATTAATCAGCCATTTTTACCTCAGCTGGCTGAAGATGCTATTGAGTTGATGAACAATGCTTATCCTCAATTAATTGAGAAAAAGAAAATTATTCTTAATGAGTTAAAAATAGAAGAATCTCGTTTCCTTGAAACTCTTGAACGTGGAGAGAAACTTTTAGCAGAGATAACAGCTCATGAATGTGATGTTATCTCTGGTGCACAGGCATTTGAGCTTTATGATACGTATGGTTTTCCTTTAGAATTAACAGAAGAGATCGCGAATGAAAAAGGTATTTCGGTTGATATTACTGGTTTTGAAAACGAGATGGCAAAGCAACGTCAACGTGCAAAAGATGCCTCTGTGAGCATTGATTTAACTGAAGAAGGTTCTATTGAAAGAGAAATTTCTTTATTTGATGCAACAATATTTGATGGTTATGAGGTATTACAAAGTACTTCAAAAGTGATAGGCATTTTTAAAAATAATGAATTAGTGAAACAAGCTGTTGAGGGTGATTTAGTCAAGATTATTGTTAATAGAACGCCTTTTTATGCTGAGTCGGGTGGTCAAATTGGAGATAAAGGTTTATTAACGTCTCATAATCTTGAGGTATTTGTGGAAAACGTTAGAAAAAAGAAGAATATTTTTATTCATACTGGAATTGTTAACTCTGGAGTTCTAACAGTTGACTCATCGGTTCAGATGAATGTTACTCCATCTTTTCGTCAAAGAACTACATCAAATCATACCGCTACACATCTATTGCAATCAGCCTTAAAGTTATTGATTGACTCAAGTGTAAGTCAAAGAGGTTCGTTAGTTTCAAATGATCGATTGAGATTTGATTTTAATGCTCCAAAACCTTTGACAATACAAGAACTTCAAGATATGGAAGTAAGAATAAATCAATGGATTAATGAAGATCATCCAATTCAAATTAAAACAATGCCAATTAAGGAAGCTATGGCGGCTGGCGCTTTAGCAATGTTTGGTGAAAAATATGGTGATGTGGTACGTGTTGTGAATGTTCCAGGCGTTTCTATGGAGTTATGTGGAGGAACCCATGTAACTCGCACGTCACAACTCGGTACGTTTAAGATTATTAATGAGACAGGTATTGCTTCAGGGATCAGACGAATAGAGGCTATAGCTGGTCCATCAGTTTTAGATTATTTTAATGAACGTGATTCGGTAGTTCAGGAGTTAAGTAAATCATTCAAGGTTCAATCATATGAAATTGTTGAGAGAGTTTCATCTCTTCAACTGGAATTGAAAGATAAAACAAAAGAACTTATCAAAGTAAAAAATGAACTCGCTTTAGCGAAGGCATTGGGTTTGGCGAGCTATGCAAAATCTGTTGGTAAGAGTAAATTATTAATTAGACGTTTAGATGGAGTTGACGGATCTGGCTTGCAATCTGCGGCTTCAAGTTTGATAGATCATTTAGGCAAGTACTCTGCTGTTGTTTTTGGAGGGATTCCAAATCAGGAGATCGGTAATAAATTAGTTTTTGTTGCTGCATTTTCTCCTGATTTAGTCTCAGATGGTTTACATGCAGGCAAATTTATAAGTGGGGTTGCAAAAATGTGTGGTGGTGGTGGTGGTGGTCGTCCAAATCTCGCCCAAGCTGGTGGTAGTCAACCTCAATCGTTGGATCTAGCTTTAGAAAAAGCTAATGAGGATTTGATTCAACAATTGTCTTGA
- the coaE gene encoding dephospho-CoA kinase (Dephospho-CoA kinase (CoaE) performs the final step in coenzyme A biosynthesis.), whose amino-acid sequence MIDQKQTNKLCLRWKGKQRRIGITGGIASGKTIIGDFLFQAKQWPIVDADLYAHEALKAESQIAKKVLLRYGTKIIKNSSKNDQVINRKALAKIVFQNDIEKNWLEGIIHPYVTKRIKKELEKLKSNSIVILIIPLLFEKNYTGLCSEICYIDCSRSMQLKRLQSRDQLSLEEANQRIDAQWDNALKKQFADHIINNSNNDETWKMQLKKLYNF is encoded by the coding sequence ATGATTGACCAAAAACAAACCAACAAACTTTGTCTTCGATGGAAAGGGAAGCAAAGAAGAATAGGTATCACTGGAGGTATTGCCAGTGGTAAAACAATCATTGGAGATTTTCTATTTCAAGCCAAGCAATGGCCTATTGTAGACGCTGACTTATATGCTCATGAAGCATTAAAAGCTGAAAGTCAAATAGCGAAAAAAGTCTTATTAAGATATGGAACTAAAATCATTAAAAATTCAAGTAAAAATGATCAAGTTATTAATCGCAAAGCATTAGCCAAAATAGTTTTTCAAAATGATATTGAAAAAAATTGGCTAGAGGGAATAATTCATCCATACGTAACCAAAAGAATTAAAAAAGAATTAGAAAAATTGAAATCAAATTCTATAGTAATTTTGATTATTCCACTCCTATTTGAAAAAAATTATACTGGTTTATGTAGTGAAATTTGTTACATAGATTGCTCTAGAAGCATGCAATTAAAACGACTTCAGTCGAGAGATCAATTAAGTCTTGAAGAAGCTAATCAAAGAATTGATGCGCAATGGGACAACGCTTTAAAAAAACAATTTGCAGATCATATAATTAATAATTCTAATAATGATGAGACATGGAAAATGCAGTTAAAAAAATTATATAATTTCTAA
- the gatB gene encoding Asp-tRNA(Asn)/Glu-tRNA(Gln) amidotransferase subunit GatB: protein MSESNVSWEVVIGLETHVQLGTKSKIFTSASTNFGDDPNTHIDPVVCGLPGTLPVLNKKVLEYAVKAAMALNLNIASHSKFDRKQYFYPDLPKNYQISQFDEPIAEDGWIEVEVAEKGKETYVKKIGIERLHMEEDAGKLVHAGSDQLSGSTHSLVDYNRAGVALAEIVSKPDLRTGREAAEYAAEIRRIMRYLGVSDGNMQEGSLRCDVNISVRPTVNDPFGTKVEIKNMNSFSAIQKACEYEIKRQIKAYESGEEVKQETRLWDEGKQLTKSMRSKEGSSDYRYFPDPDLGPIEVSHALKEKWRSELPELPAAKRNRYAAELGLSIYDARVLTDESSMAKYFEKVVNEGGTAKSSANWITGDIAAFIKSNRLSFDQLSFQPNELAEMLKMIDAGEISGKIAKEILPELLSKGGSPKQLVKERGLGMIGDPKVIEAIIDQLILSHPNEVESFRAGKKKLLGFFVGQLMKETKGKADPKLANQMLNKKLQG from the coding sequence ATGTCAGAATCAAATGTTTCTTGGGAAGTTGTAATCGGATTAGAGACGCATGTGCAGTTGGGGACTAAGAGCAAAATATTTACTAGTGCATCAACCAACTTTGGTGACGATCCAAATACTCATATCGACCCAGTGGTATGTGGCTTACCAGGCACTTTGCCAGTGCTGAATAAAAAGGTTTTGGAATATGCAGTAAAAGCAGCGATGGCTTTAAATTTAAACATTGCCTCTCACAGTAAATTTGATAGAAAGCAATATTTTTATCCAGACTTACCAAAAAATTATCAAATATCTCAATTTGATGAACCTATTGCAGAAGATGGTTGGATAGAGGTAGAAGTAGCCGAAAAAGGCAAAGAAACTTATGTCAAAAAAATAGGTATTGAAAGATTACATATGGAAGAGGATGCTGGAAAACTTGTTCATGCAGGTAGTGATCAATTGTCAGGTTCCACCCATTCTTTGGTGGATTACAACAGAGCAGGCGTAGCACTAGCTGAAATAGTTAGTAAACCCGATCTCAGAACAGGAAGAGAGGCTGCGGAGTATGCAGCTGAAATTAGAAGAATTATGCGTTATTTGGGAGTATCTGATGGAAATATGCAGGAGGGGTCTTTGCGCTGTGATGTGAATATTTCAGTTAGACCAACTGTTAATGATCCATTTGGTACAAAAGTAGAAATAAAAAATATGAATTCATTTTCAGCTATTCAGAAAGCTTGTGAATATGAAATTAAGCGGCAAATTAAAGCTTATGAATCTGGAGAAGAAGTAAAACAAGAAACGAGGTTATGGGACGAAGGTAAGCAACTGACTAAAAGTATGAGATCAAAAGAAGGTAGTAGCGATTATCGTTATTTTCCTGATCCTGATTTAGGTCCGATTGAAGTAAGTCATGCTTTAAAAGAAAAATGGCGCTCAGAATTACCAGAATTGCCAGCTGCAAAAAGAAATAGATACGCAGCAGAACTTGGCCTCTCTATTTATGATGCACGAGTTTTGACTGATGAATCTTCAATGGCTAAATATTTTGAAAAAGTTGTTAATGAAGGTGGAACAGCAAAATCTTCTGCAAATTGGATAACTGGAGATATAGCAGCATTTATTAAATCTAATAGATTATCATTTGATCAATTATCTTTTCAGCCAAATGAATTAGCAGAAATGTTGAAAATGATTGATGCAGGAGAAATAAGTGGAAAAATTGCTAAAGAAATTTTGCCTGAACTTTTAAGTAAAGGTGGTTCTCCAAAGCAATTAGTCAAAGAACGTGGTTTAGGTATGATTGGTGATCCAAAAGTTATTGAGGCAATTATTGATCAATTGATCCTTAGTCACCCTAATGAGGTTGAATCTTTTAGAGCTGGGAAGAAGAAATTGTTAGGTTTTTTTGTGGGTCAATTAATGAAGGAAACAAAAGGGAAAGCGGATCCAAAACTCGCTAATCAAATGCTAAATAAAAAGTTACAAGGTTAG
- a CDS encoding DUF4214 domain-containing protein gives MTEIHLYNAAFKRLPDADGLKYWIDKYSSGENDERAVASSFLVSAEFKERYGENVSDSTYVNTLYPNVLGRDADTGGLNYWLGQLNTGAETRYEVLLGFSESAENKILFTEMTGFG, from the coding sequence TTGACTGAGATCCATTTGTATAACGCTGCATTCAAACGCCTACCCGATGCAGATGGATTGAAGTATTGGATCGACAAATATAGTTCTGGTGAGAATGATGAAAGAGCAGTTGCTTCCTCTTTCTTAGTTTCTGCAGAGTTCAAGGAGCGCTACGGAGAGAACGTTTCTGATTCAACCTATGTCAATACTCTCTATCCGAACGTTCTAGGTAGAGACGCTGATACAGGTGGTTTGAACTATTGGTTAGGTCAACTTAATACGGGTGCAGAAACTCGATATGAAGTTCTCTTAGGTTTTTCGGAATCGGCAGAAAATAAAATTCTTTTTACTGAGATGACAGGATTTGGTTGA
- the ndk gene encoding nucleoside-diphosphate kinase encodes MTLERTFVAIKPDGVQRGLIAEIIGRFETKGFKLVGLKQLTPSKELAEKHYGVHKDRPFFSGLVDFITSGPVVAMVWEGEGVIASARKLIGATKPLEAEPGTIRGDLAVNIGRNVIHGSDGTDTAVFEIDLWFQKNELVDWTPSDQSWRVE; translated from the coding sequence ATGACTTTGGAAAGAACTTTTGTTGCTATCAAGCCAGATGGTGTGCAAAGAGGTTTAATCGCGGAGATTATTGGTCGTTTTGAAACCAAAGGATTCAAATTAGTAGGCCTAAAGCAACTAACACCAAGCAAAGAACTTGCGGAAAAACACTACGGTGTTCACAAAGATCGTCCTTTCTTTTCAGGTTTGGTTGATTTCATAACAAGTGGACCAGTTGTAGCGATGGTTTGGGAGGGTGAAGGTGTGATTGCAAGTGCGAGAAAATTGATTGGAGCAACAAAGCCTCTTGAGGCAGAACCTGGAACTATTAGAGGTGATTTAGCTGTGAACATTGGTCGTAATGTCATTCATGGTTCTGATGGTACTGATACAGCAGTATTTGAAATTGATCTATGGTTCCAGAAAAATGAACTTGTTGATTGGACTCCATCAGATCAATCATGGAGAGTTGAATAA